The following are encoded together in the Zonotrichia albicollis isolate bZonAlb1 chromosome 10, bZonAlb1.hap1, whole genome shotgun sequence genome:
- the DBI gene encoding acyl-CoA-binding protein — translation MSEAAFQKAAEEVKQLKSQPTDQEMLDIYSHYKQATVGDVNTERPGMLDFKGKAKWDAWSALKGTSKEDAMKAYIAKVEELKGKYGV, via the exons ATGAGCGAG GCCGCATTCCAGAAGGCTGCCGAGGAGGTGAAGCAGCTGAAGTCGCAGCCCACGGACCAGGAGATGCTGGACATCTACAGCCACTACAAACAGGCCACGGTGGGCGACGTGAACACCG AGCGCCCTGGTATGCTGGACTTCAAAGGCAAAGCAAAGTGGGATGCCTGGAGTGCATTGAAAG GAACATCCAAAGAAGATGCAATGAAAGCTTACATAGCAAAAGTGGAAGAACTAAAGGGCAAATATGGCGTCTGA
- the TMEM37 gene encoding voltage-dependent calcium channel gamma-like subunit, with protein sequence MTAIGAQVQQLLAHRRPQKSFFETLIRSLIILCVAIAVVLSSISICDGRWLFARGQLFGLWHFCTLGNDSVLRCVTDLRLAQVEGLSVGVIPIRSMVSFAVVVAIFGLELLMVSQVCDDANARRKWAMGSVLILVSFLLSATGVLSFSILVKDHLTFTGFTLTYWCEFIAAFLFFLNGISGLHINSLTLLRSGVGKI encoded by the exons ATGACGGCCATCGGGGCGCAG gtgcagcagctgctggcacaccgGAGACCACAGAAATCCTTCTTTGAGACGCTCATCAGGAGCCTGATCATCCTGTGCGTGGCCATAGCCGTGGTCTTGTCATCGATCTCCATCTGCGACGGCCGCTGGCTCTTTGCGAGGGGGCAGCTCTTCGGACTGTGGCACTTCTGCACCCTTGGCAACGACAGCGTCCTGAGGTGTGTCACGGACCTCAGGCTGGCCCAGGTGGAGGGGCTGAGCGTGGGGGTGATTCCCATCAGGAGCATGGTGTCCTTCGCTGTTGTGGTTGCCATAtttgggctggagctgctgatggTGTCCCAAGTCTGCGATGATGCCAACGCAAGGCGGAAATGGGCGATGGGTTCCGTTCTCATCCTCGTCTCTTTTTTGCTGTCAGCCACCGGTGTTCTGAGCTTCTCCATCCTGGTGAAGGATCACCTCACCTTCACAGGCTTCACGCTGACATACTGGTGTGAGTTCATTGCtgccttcctcttcttccttaaCGGAATCAGCGGACTTCACATCAACAGCCTCACGCTCCTCAGGAGTGGGGTAGGCAAAATCTAG